From the genome of Mastomys coucha isolate ucsf_1 unplaced genomic scaffold, UCSF_Mcou_1 pScaffold6, whole genome shotgun sequence, one region includes:
- the Id2 gene encoding DNA-binding protein inhibitor ID-2, whose protein sequence is MKAFSPVRSVRKNSLSDHSLGISRSKTPVDDPMSLLYNMNDCYSKLKELVPSIPQNKKVTKMEILQHVIDYILDLQIALDSHPTIVSLHHQRPGQNQASRTPLTTLNTDISILSLQASEFPSELMSNDSKVLCG, encoded by the exons ATGAAAGCCTTCAGTCCGGTGAGGTCCGTTAGGAAAAACAGCCTGTCGGACCACAGCTTGGGCATCTCCCGGAGCAAAACCCCGGTGGATGACCCGATGAGTCTGCTCTACAACATGAACGACTGCTACTCCAAGCTCAAGGAACTGGTGCCCAGCATCCCCCAGAACAAGAAGGTGACCAAGATGGAAATCCTGCAGCACGTCATCGATTACATCTTGGACCTGCAGATCGCCCTGGACTCGCATCCCACTATCGTCAGCCTGCACCACCAGAGACCTGGACAGAACCAGGCGTCCAGGACGCCGCTGACCACCCTGAACACGGACATCAGCATCCTGTCCTTGCAG GCATCTGAATTCCCTTCTGAGCTTATGTCGAATGATAGCAAAGTACTCTGTGGCTAA